The Syntrophorhabdaceae bacterium genome includes the window GCAGCCTCGAGTTTTTGAGCAAATTTCCTGTATTCCTCTTTGAGCAGGGCCTTTCCCGCCTCACTCTTCATCTGCGGCAGATCTATGATATACAGATCGCTGACAAGCGGGCCGAGCACTTCGTACGCCTTTTTCTTGCCGTCGCACGTGTTCTCCCCGACGACTACGTCGCATGCCTCCACGTAGGGACACACCTTTCCGAGCTTAAACCCGAAAGCAGATTTGATAAGGGAGCAGATATTTCTCGGAAGTACATTCTCGGCGCCTTCAAAATTAAACTCCGCGCCGGCGCATAATCCCACGGAGACCCCATCTACGGCAAGGATAAACTCTTCAGGAACAAATACGCAGTATGACCCGATGATCTTTCTTCCCTGCGCCTTCGCGTCAAGAAGCTCCTTTATGCGCAGGCCGTGCACCTCGCTCATGACGAAATCGAAATACTTCATCCCTTCGGGACGCTTCTTCTGGGACAGAAACACGTCCTGATAGGCGCTGCCAAGGACGGAAAGCAGGGCGTCGTGGGCCTTAAGATCAAGACCCAGGCTTGACCACATCTGTGTGTAATCTGACATGAAAAACCTCCTGTGCAATAAAAAATCCGGCCGCGGATTTCCGCGCCGGATTCCTAAGGAGGAGGCGGTTAGGTTAAGGCGGAGAAACGGCGGACACGGTTATAACGGGAAGCCACCCGGGCTCCCTAAACGCCTTTCACCGCAATGGGATGTATATATAGCTATTCGTTTTCATACCTCTTCTAATCTTAATTGCAGGTCGGATCAAAGTCAAGCGTTTTGTACCCGCCGAATGGGAGCCGGGGCGTTCAAAAGACGCACGGCGCTTCTCTAGCAACACATCGATCTGTTTTCTCGGTCGAATATGTGTGCTACTATGTTAGAAACAATGCGGCGAACTATTCTTGCGAGGTTGTGTGGCCGATTGGCCTTCCTATCGAGGAGGACAATGCGAATGGGGAATGCACTCGGCTTTGTAGAGCCCTATCTTGCCATAATGAAACCTGCGGCCATGGCGTGCCTTATGGCACCATGTTTGATATTGGGAGGCTGCGCCGTATTCAAGGCGCCCTATACCATCGTCGCGGGAACGGTAAAGGGTACCTACTATGCAGTAAAAGGTACCTATGAGTTTACCGCCGGCACCACAAGGATCGCCTACAAGGTTGGAGAGTTTACCTTCAAGGTCGTGAAGGCCCCACTCGACTGGGCGCTCGTCAATGAAGACATCGATACAATCGGCGGTCTACCCCCCAAAGAGGCTATCAGCAAGGGGCGCGTGAAAACGGCCCCCTACACGGTGAAGGGCAAAACGTATCATCCCATGTCCGTGGAACAGGCAAAATCGTATGAACAGACCGGCACCGCCTCCTGGTACGGATACGAGACCCTCCACCACAACAAAGGACGCATGACCGCCAATGGCGAAGTCTTTGATCCCAACGGACTCACGGCTGCGCACAAATATCTGCCCCTGCCCACGCACGTTAAGGTCACGAACCTCGAAAACAATCGATCGATCATCGTAAGAGTGAACGACAGGGGACCGTTCCCGAGCGATCGTAACCCTTCATCAGGCGACAGAATCATCGATCTCTCCGCCGGCGCGGCAAAAAAACTCGGCTATTATCAGAGGGGCATCGCCCGGGTCAGGGTAGAAACCATAGAGCTGCGCGAAGAAGGCTGACCAATACGTGTCCCGTCAGACACGTGAGGTATTTCTTCTTGACAAATTCAAACAACTGTTTTATACTTTTGTTTGAAACTATTGTTTTAAACCAAGGAGCAACATGATCGAGCCGACGCATCCTGTGTCTGAAACAAAGAAGCGCATTCTTGAAGCGGCCTGCAAGGTGTTTGCTCAGTCAGGATTTCAAAACGCCACGGTCCGGGAAATATGCACGCTGGCCGGTGTGAACGTTGCCGCCATTAACTACCATTTCGGCGACAAGAAGAGCCTCTACCTCGACACGCTTAAACATTTCCAGGGTGCCGTTGGCGTGAAATATCCTCTCACCTCCGATGCGACAAAATCTCGTACACCCGAAGAACGTCTCGAGTTCTTCGTCTCTCAATTCATAAGACGGGTACAGGACTGCCACGAAGAAACATCCCCACGGTTTAGACAACTCGTAGTAAGGGAGCTTATGGAGCCAACCGAGGGGCTCGATGTGATTATCGAGGAAACCATACGACCCCTGGCAGCCCTTCTCTCGTCCATTGTACGTGAGCTTCTCGGAAAGAATGTCACGGAACCTCTGGTGCGTCTGTGCTGCGCGAGCATTATGGGCCAATCCCTCTTCTTTTTCTACGCCGAGCCCATCATAACGAGGTTATTCCCCGGGGTAAAAGCGGCCCACGATGCCAAACGCAAATTGATAGCCGACCATATCACCCGTTTTTCTTTGAGTGCAATTGAGTCCCTGGCGGCGCACAAGAAAGGAGTCCGGTCATGAACTTTTTTTATTTTAAGAAGACAAAGCTCGCTCGGGCCTTTGCAGCAGCCGCTACTTTGGCCTCTGTCCTTATAGTTCTTCCCGTCCCGTCGGTAGCCGCGAACAGACAGGTAGAAGCGCAGGAAACAAAAGGAGTCGAGCAGTCACAAGCAAAACCTTCCTCCCCCGTATCTCAAGGCGAGCGATACGATCTTCCATCAATCATTCGTTACGCACTCAAACATAATCCGGACCTCAAGATAGCCGGCAGGAATATCGAGACGGAAACATACGGGATCGACTCGGCTAAAGCCGACAGGGCGCCCAAGATAAATTTCGGGGCGGGCATCACCCGGTATCGCTATGATACCCCCATAGCCCCTGTCATTATTGAGCTGCCTCTTACCCCCAGCACTGAATTCCCTCCTTTCAGGAGGACCATACAGGACACCGCCGTGTCTTTCCAGTTTCCCCTGTTCAAGGGCGGACGACTCGTAAGGGGCGTCACCATTGCCGAAGTAAGAAAGGCCATCGCTCAAGACAGCTACCGAATGACGAGACAGGACCTCGTCTATAACCTTACCGGTCTCTACTATAAAATCGAGCAGCTCGAGGCCCTCATTCGCGCCAATAATGCTTCCGTAGAGCAGCTTGAATCTCACAAGAAAAATGTCGAACTCTACGTTAAAACCGGCACAGCGCCCAGGCTCGATCTTCTCAAAACCGAGGTTGAACTGTCTCACGCACTGGAAAACAGACTACTCGTGCAGAACAATCTTGCGAGCGCGTACGAGCTTCTAAAGACGCTCATGGGCATGGATGACATGGGCAGAGATATCGTCGTGGTGGAAGACAAGAACGCCGCTCCATTTTCGGCCGTGCTCGACGACAGTCTGAGGAAAGCCTTTGCACAGAGATCAGATTACCGGGCCGTTGCGAACAAGAAACTCATCGCTGAAATGCAGGTGAAGATCGCACAGGGCAAGCGCCTTCCTGAGATCGCGGCTATGGGCCAGTACGGCGGCAAGGCTGGAAGCGACACGGGGTTCAGGGAGGACTGGTATTATGGCCTGCGCTTCACCATACCCTTACTCGACGGCGGGCTCATACGCTCCGAAATTAACAAGCAGAAGGTGGAACTGGAAAAAGTGAAAGAGGAAGAGCGTTCCCTGCGGCTTGCCATCACCCGGGATGTGCGTGACGCCCATCTCAATATCGCCAACGCGGAGGAAAGGATAGACGTGACGGGCAAGGCCATCGAGAGCGCAGAGGAGAACCTGAGGGTCGAACGACTCAAGTATGAGACGGGCGCCGGCACGACCACGGACGTGATCGATGCCGAGACGGCCTCCCTCAGGGCGGAAACGGACTACTGCCAGGCGGTCTTTGACAAGGCCGTTGCTGTCGCCTATTTGAAGAAAGCTATGGGTGAGGACGAGTATAACGAGGAGGTACACGAATGAAGAGAAGGAGATTAATCGTAGCCGCGATCGTCATTGTTATCGCCATAGCCCTTTTGGTCATAAACGGCATGAGAAACCACCGCGATGACGCATCTATGGCTCTCTCGGGAAATGTTGAAATAACAGAAACGAACGTGGGCTTCAAGATATCCGGCAGGATCACAAAACTGCTCGTGGACGAAGGTGCCACGGTGAAGGCGGGCGATGCCATCGCGGAGCTCGACAACGCTGAGCTCGCCTCCCTCATGGCGCAAAACAAGGCATCAATGGAGGAGACGGTTACCAGGCTTTCGGAGCTTAAAGCGGGCGTAAGAAACCAGGAATTGGAACAGGCGAAAGCGAGCGTAGGGGCACAGGAGGCCGAGCTCAAGAAAGTGAGACAGGACTATGAGCGGGCAGATACTCTTTACAAGAACGGGGCCATCTCTCAGGCCCAGTACGATGACGCAAAAAGTGCGTTCGACACCCGCATGGCCTTGCGAAAAAGTGCCGTGGAGGCTTTGAGCCTCGCTCAAGAGGGTACGCGGAAAGAAGAAATCAAGATAGCGGAACATCGCGTGGCCCAGGCAAAGGCGACCCTTTCCGCATCGGAGGTACGATTCAGGGATGCCGTGATTTACGCCCCCATAGATGGCGTGGTCTTAAGAAAGAATGTCGAGGTCGGCGAAACCGTGGCGCAGGGGACCCCGGTTTTTACCATAGGGGACCTGAAAAGCCCCTGGATCAAGGTGTACGTGAAGGAAGACAGGCTCGCCCTCGTCAAACTGGGACAGAAGGCGATCGTGACGGTCGACAGCTACAAAGGCAAAACTTATGAAGGCGTAGTCTCGTATATATCCTCAGAAGCGGAGTTCACTCCCAAAACCGTCCAGACTCCGGAGGAAAGGGTAAAACTGGTCTTCGGCGTCAAGGTACAGGTGAAGAACGAGGCGGGCGATCTCAAGCCGAGTATGCCCGCAGACGTGAAGATTCTTCTGAAATAATGGCCGCAGGGGTTACTCTGGTGAACCACACTATCTCTATCAAGACGTCGGGCCTAACAAAGGCCTTCGGAACGAATGTAGCCGTGTCAGGTCTCAACCTCGAAATCCGTAAGGGAGAGCTCTTCGGTCTCGTGGGACCGGATGGGGCAGGCAAGACAACGATAATGAGGCTGCTCACCGCCATACTGACGCCCACCTCCGGAGATGCCTGGGTATCGGGACACTCTATTTTGAAGGAACAAGAGAGCAT containing:
- a CDS encoding septal ring lytic transglycosylase RlpA family protein — translated: MGNALGFVEPYLAIMKPAAMACLMAPCLILGGCAVFKAPYTIVAGTVKGTYYAVKGTYEFTAGTTRIAYKVGEFTFKVVKAPLDWALVNEDIDTIGGLPPKEAISKGRVKTAPYTVKGKTYHPMSVEQAKSYEQTGTASWYGYETLHHNKGRMTANGEVFDPNGLTAAHKYLPLPTHVKVTNLENNRSIIVRVNDRGPFPSDRNPSSGDRIIDLSAGAAKKLGYYQRGIARVRVETIELREEG
- a CDS encoding CerR family C-terminal domain-containing protein → MIEPTHPVSETKKRILEAACKVFAQSGFQNATVREICTLAGVNVAAINYHFGDKKSLYLDTLKHFQGAVGVKYPLTSDATKSRTPEERLEFFVSQFIRRVQDCHEETSPRFRQLVVRELMEPTEGLDVIIEETIRPLAALLSSIVRELLGKNVTEPLVRLCCASIMGQSLFFFYAEPIITRLFPGVKAAHDAKRKLIADHITRFSLSAIESLAAHKKGVRS
- a CDS encoding TolC family protein, translated to MNFFYFKKTKLARAFAAAATLASVLIVLPVPSVAANRQVEAQETKGVEQSQAKPSSPVSQGERYDLPSIIRYALKHNPDLKIAGRNIETETYGIDSAKADRAPKINFGAGITRYRYDTPIAPVIIELPLTPSTEFPPFRRTIQDTAVSFQFPLFKGGRLVRGVTIAEVRKAIAQDSYRMTRQDLVYNLTGLYYKIEQLEALIRANNASVEQLESHKKNVELYVKTGTAPRLDLLKTEVELSHALENRLLVQNNLASAYELLKTLMGMDDMGRDIVVVEDKNAAPFSAVLDDSLRKAFAQRSDYRAVANKKLIAEMQVKIAQGKRLPEIAAMGQYGGKAGSDTGFREDWYYGLRFTIPLLDGGLIRSEINKQKVELEKVKEEERSLRLAITRDVRDAHLNIANAEERIDVTGKAIESAEENLRVERLKYETGAGTTTDVIDAETASLRAETDYCQAVFDKAVAVAYLKKAMGEDEYNEEVHE
- a CDS encoding efflux RND transporter periplasmic adaptor subunit, producing MKRRRLIVAAIVIVIAIALLVINGMRNHRDDASMALSGNVEITETNVGFKISGRITKLLVDEGATVKAGDAIAELDNAELASLMAQNKASMEETVTRLSELKAGVRNQELEQAKASVGAQEAELKKVRQDYERADTLYKNGAISQAQYDDAKSAFDTRMALRKSAVEALSLAQEGTRKEEIKIAEHRVAQAKATLSASEVRFRDAVIYAPIDGVVLRKNVEVGETVAQGTPVFTIGDLKSPWIKVYVKEDRLALVKLGQKAIVTVDSYKGKTYEGVVSYISSEAEFTPKTVQTPEERVKLVFGVKVQVKNEAGDLKPSMPADVKILLK
- a CDS encoding ATP-binding cassette domain-containing protein; amino-acid sequence: MAAGVTLVNHTISIKTSGLTKAFGTNVAVSGLNLEIRKGELFGLVGPDGAGKTTIMRLLTAILTPTSGDAWVSGHSILKEQES